Genomic segment of Nocardiopsis mwathae:
GTCCTGCTCACCGACGCGCCCGCGCCCCCGGCACTGGCCACGCTCCCGTTCGGCCTGGTCTGCGACGGCGGCGTCGGCGTCCCGCTGCACCGCTTCAACCCCATCGCGGCCGAACCGGAGCGCACCACCGACCCCCTCCACCTGCCCTCCGCCGGACACCGCGGAGTGGTGGCCGACCGCCTCGTCGACATGCTGGTGCGCGAGGGCGGGGTGCGCCGCACCGAGCCCGGCTGGGCCGAGGAGCCCGCCGCGCTGCGGGCCGCCACCACCGTCGTCGTCGACGACCCGGTCCTGGCCGACCGCGCCATGGCCTGCGGGGCGCGCGCCCTGCTGCTCGGCGGCGCCGCGGAGTCCGATGCCGAGCGCCCGGCCGGACCGCGCGGCCGTGTGCGCGTCCCCGTGGACGCCTCCGCACTGCGCTCCGGGGCGGCCGCCGACGGGCTCGCCCGCGTCCGCGCCGCCGGACCGCTCAGCCCCGAGGAGCTCCGGCTGGTGCTGCGCTCGCTGTTCCTCACCGACGCCACCCCCGTCCGGCTCGCCGACATCCTCGGCCGACTCGACTTCGCGCCCGGCTCCGGCAGCCCGTCGCTGGCGCTGCGTACCCGCCAGGTCGCGGTGCTCGCCGCGCCCCCGGACGACATCACCTCCCTCGCGCTCGCCGACGACCTCCTCAAGCAGGAGTACGCGCCCGCCGAGGTCGTGCTGCCGGACGACGTCGACCACCTCGCCGGGGTACAGCGGTTGCGGTCCGCCGGGATCCCGCTGCGCACCGCCCGCGTGGCCGGCTCGAACGGCGGCGCCCGCGAGCCCCGCCCCACCGAGTGGGCGGCCCTGGCCGGCGCGGCCACGGCGCCGTGGGTCGCGCTGTGGCGCGCGCCGCGGGGGTCGGCGTTCCTCGCCGACCTCCTGTGCGCCGCCGAGTGCTCCGGCGCCGACGCCGTCGGCCCGGCCGTGCCCTGGTGGGGGAGTGCCCCGGTCGGCGCGGCCGACACCGCAGCCGACCCGGTCGGCACCGCCGTGGCCGACCAGGACTACGTCTTCGTCAGCGCCATCGAACCGGACCTGGCCCGCACCGACCTGGTGCGGCGCGGTCTGCAGCCGGGGGTGTGGAACCGGCACGGGGCGCGGCTGCTCGCCCTGGGGCCCCAGCCCGAAGCCGACCGGGAGTCCGCCCCGGGGCAGGTGGGGAGCGCCCCCGATGGGGGCTGAGCGGACCGCGCCGGTGCGCACCTGTGAACAGTCAGCGGCACAACACCCGTGCCCGTCCCGCACCTCGGGGTGCGGCGGCCGCGCGGGAGTCCATCGGGGCGGGTCCCGGGGACGGGTCTTGAAGGGAAACACGTGACCGACCAACAGCGGGCGAAGCCGCTACGCGCCCTTGTCTACGGGGATGTCGACCTGAACATCATCGACGGTTCGGCGATCTGGGCACAGTCGATGACCCAGGCGCTGGCCACCGCCGGATGCGAGGTCACCCTGCTGCTCAAGGCCCCGGTCACCACCGACCGGCTGGTGGCGCCGCTCGACGGGGCGTCCGGCGTCACCCTGCGCCGCCCCTATGAGGAGAAGCTGCTGGGCGACCTGGGACCTCGCGGGCTCACCCCCGACCAGGCCGTCACCCTGATGACCCGGTTCGACACCGAGCAGCGCTTCGACCTGGTGGTCGTGCGCGGCCGCCGACTCGCCTCGATCGCCGCGCAGTCCGAGGCGCTGGCCGGGCGGCTGTGGACCTACCTCACCGACGTCCCGCAGAACGTCGCCGAGATGACCTCCACGGCGGTCTCCGAGCTCACCGACATCGCGGTGGCCTCGCGGTTCCTGCTCTGCCAGACCGAGGAGCTGCGCTGCTTCCTGGAGTCGGCGGTACCCGCGGCCTGCGGCAAGAGCGTGCTGTTCCCGCCGGTCGTGGTGGTGCCCGAGGGCGTGTCGGGCCCGGGCGCTCCCGGTGAGCGGCTGCGGCTCGTCTACACCGGCAAGTTCGCGCCGCGCTGGAACACCCTGGAGATGACCGGGCTGCCCGCCGCCCTCGCCGAGCGCGGGGTCGACGCCGAGCTGCACATGATCGGCGACAAGATCCACCGCGACTCACCGGAGTGGGCCAAGCGGATGGCCAAGGCCCTGGAGGGCACACACGGGGTGACCTGGCACGGCGGCAGGCCGCGCGCCGAGGCGCTGCGGCTGTCGGCCGCCTGCGACGTGGGACTGTCCTGGCGCGCCGCGGAGATGGACGCCAGCCTGGAGCTGTCCACCAAGGTGCTGGAGCTGGGGGCGCTGGGCCTGCCGGTGGTGGTCAACCGCACGCCCATGCACGAGGAGCTGCTCGGCGCCGACTACCCGCTGTTCGTCGACGCCGGCGCGTCGGACGGCACCGCCACCGTGGCGGACACCCTCACGCTCGCCGCCGACCCCCGGATCTACGCCGAGGCGGCCGAGCGCTGCCGGGCGGCCGCCGCCCGCTTCACCCTGGAACGGGCCGCCGAGCGGTTGCGCGGCTACCTCGACCTCGCCCACCCCACCGCCCCGGCCGGGACCGACACGCAGCGCCCGCTCAAGGTGGTCATCGCCGGCCACGACCTGAAGTTCTTCACCCGGCTCGCCGACCACCTGATGTCCCTGCCCGGGCTTGAGGTGCGCCTGGACGAGTGGGACGGGCTGCGCGACCACGACCAGTACCGCAGCCGGGAGCTGGCGGCCTGGGCCGACGTCGTCATCTGCGAGTGGTGCGGTCCCAACGCGCTGTTCTACTCCCGGTACAAGCGGCCCGGCCAGCGGCTGGTCGTCCGGCTGCACCGCTTCGAGCTGTACGCGGAGTGGCCGCGCAAACTCGACATCGACAAGGTCGACGCGATCATCTGCGTCAGCCCCCACTACGCCTCGCTCACCCGGGAACTGGCCTCGTGGCCGGCCGACAAGGTGGTCACCCTGCCCAACTGGGTGGACGTCGACCAGCTGGACCGGCCCAAGCTGCCCGGCGCCGAGTTCACCCTGGGCATGATCGGCATCGCGCCGTCGCGCAAGCGGCTCGACCGCGGGCTGGAGGTCCTGGCCGAGCTGCGCCGGCGGGACCCGCGCTACACGCTCGCGGTCAAGTCGAAGCAGCCGTGGGACTACTGGTGGATCTGGAACCGGCCGGAGGAGCGCGCCTACTACGAGCGCGTCTACCGCACCATCCAGCGCGACCCGCTGCTGGCCGACGGCGTGGTCTTCGACCCGTTCGGGCCGGACGTGGCGACGTGGCTGCGCCGCGTCGGGTTCATGCTGTCGACCAGCGACGACGAGAGCTTCCACCTGGCCCCGGCCGAGTGCGCCGCCTCGGGCGGGGTGCCCGCCGTGCTCGGCTGGCCGGGCGCCGACACCATCTACTCGCGCCGCTGGCTGCACGACGACACCGCGGCGATGGCCGACGCGATCCACGCGACCGTCGCCGAGGGCCGCTTCGACGCCGCCCGCTCGGCGGCGAAGGCCGAGATCACCGGCAATTACGCGCTGGAGCGGGTGTGCGCCATGTGGACCGACCTGATCGTCAACGGCACCGCCCCCGAACCGGTCGACCTGCAAGGCGCCATCGCCGCGTAGGGCGGCGAAAGGCCGAGGCCGCACCCGGTGTTCCGGGTGCGGCCTCGGCCGTGTCGCACGTGCCGTCGCCTCCGATCAGCAGACGGAGGTCGTGGTGCTGTCGGCGGCGCTCTTGTTCTTCACCGAGCCGGGCACGTCCCCGCTGACGCCCTTGTCCTTGAAGCCGCGCCAGTCGCTCGACATGACCAGCTGTACCTGGTTGCCGCTGAGCGAGGAGTCCTCCTCGACGGTGGCGTTCATCGCCTCCTTGGCCACGAGGTCGGCCGCGGCCTTGGCTCCCGGGGCGTAGTAGACCGTGCTCGCCTCGGGGATCACACCCTCGGGGTTGCCGGTACCGCTGACGCTGAAGCCGCGCTCCCGCAGAATCGCGGAGACCTGGTCGGCCAGGCCGGTCGTACCGACGCCATTGATGACCTCGACACCGACATCGCCGGGCTCGACGCTCTCCTCCTCGGCTCCGGCGTCGTCGTCGGCCGCGGCGTCGTCCCCGCTGTCATCACCGCCGTACTCGTCGGTCGCGATGGCCTGGAACAGCTGCTCGGCGTCGGGGGTGACCCACTGGACCCGGTTCTCGTTCTGCGGCCACGGCTCGTTGGGGACCGTGACGAAGTTGATGTCCTTGAGGTCCACCTCGCGCATCGCGATGGCGATGTCGGCCATGGTGTCGATGGTCAGCTCGTCGTCGCTGGTGATCGAGTCGGTGACCTCGTTGAGGAAGGAGTAGAGGTTGGACGGGCTCTTCAGGGTGTCGCCGCTCATCACCTGGCGCGCCATGGCCGCCATGAACTCCTGCTGGCGGTCGATGCGCATCAGGTCGCTGCCGTCGCCCTGGCCCTTGCGGGAGCGCACGTAGCCCAGCGCCTCCTCGCCCTTGAGCACCTGCTCCCCGGCCGCCAGATCGAGGTCGCCGGCCTTCGTGTCGTGGATCGCCTCGGGGATGCACATCTCCACGCCGCCGAGCGCGTCGACCATTCCCTTGAACCCGGTGAAGTCGACGCTGACGAAGTGGTCGATGCGGACGTTGGTGGCCTTCTCCACGGTGTCCCACAGGCAGCTGACCCCGCCGTAGGTCATCGCCGAGTTGATCATGCCCAGCTGGGGGTCGGAGCCGGTGTAGCCCTCCGACGCCGGGCAGGCGGGCAGCTGCACCATCGAGTCGCGGGGGAGGTTGACGATCGTGGCCGTCTCGCGCTGCGGCGAGATGTGCGCGATCGCGAGGGTGTCGGGGCGCTCGCCCTCCGCCTCGCCGTAGTTCGCGTTGTCACCGTCGCGCTTGTCGGTGCCGATGATCATGATGTTGACCACGCCCTCGACCTTGCTCGGGCGGTCGCCGAACGCGTCGGTGTCGACGTTCTCCCGACTGATGCCGCCGGCGATGTCGATGTAGGCGGCATAGGCGGTGAGGCTGCTACCGATGACGAGCCCCGTGGTGATGACGGCGATCCACGCGCTGGGGGAGAGGCGATTCTTCTTGGAGGGGAGGGACCTCGACGACTTCTTCTGCGCGGCGTGGCCCCGCGCGGAGCCGCGAGATGAGGAGCGTTTTCTGGGCATTGGGCACCAAGAGAGGGTTAGGCGTCAGGACAGCGGCCGGATACCGCCCGTGAGCGCGGGGGTGTCGGGCGGCGTGCCAACGATCGCGGTGGCACGTTCCATATCAAGCCGTGATTGCAGGTTAGCCGAATCGATACCTGGGAGGAGTACGAGCGGCACGGCGCGGGACAGCGGCCCGAGGAAGCGGGAGAGGTCCTTCCCCAGAACCGTGAGGGAATCCGGCGCCGAGGTGATCATAGCCACTCGGTCGTCCGCTGTCAGCCGCCAATCCGTTGCCGTTCTCCGGGCCGCGGCGACCAGATCGGCAGCCGTCGCCGGGGACGGGCCGTCCAATGCGGTGGCCGAGGCGATCGGCGGCGTCACGGGTGTGAAGTGGTCGCCGTAGGACCGGACCTCAACGGTGTAGTCGGTGGCGGCCGGCGGGCAGTCGGCCAGCGGTGCGCCGAGGGGGTGCAGGGACGTGCCCACGACCTCGCGGGCGCCGGTGGCCAGGGCCGCGTCCAGGCGGGCCGCGTCGGCGACGGCGATATCGCCCTCGGGGACCTCCCCCGCGGGGGCGGGGACGACGGTGAGCCCGGTCGACCAGCAGGCCAGCATCCACACCAGGGTCTGCCAGTGCACCGGCAGGGCGAGTACGACGCGCTCACCCGGCTCCGCACCCATCCCGTCGACCAGCATGTTGGCGGTCTTGGCCACCCAGTTGTCGAAGGTGGCGTACGAGAGCTCGACACGGCCGCCGGTATCGGCGTCGTAGGCGGTGACGAACGGGCGGGCCGGGTCGGCGGCCACAGCGGAGCGCCACAGCTCCCAGGGGGTTTCCTCGGTCACGCAGGGTCCTTGCGTATGGCCCGGGGACGGTCGGGCGCGGACGGATCCCGCACATGCTACTCGGGGGCCACGGCGGTTGTCCTCGATCGCCGGCACCCACAGGCGTCACGCCCACCCCGCTACCGGGTTTGCGGACCGGGCGCAACACGGCCGGATTGTGGGCGGGAGCCGGGTGTTCGGTAGGTTCGCCGGGAAATCCGAGATCTCCGCACCCCGCTCAGCGCTCCGGTGAGGATCCGCCCCCATGACCGATCGCCGCCCTGCCGCGGCGGGGTCCCCACGGCCTGTGTCGTGCGTGGGCCGTTCCTTATCCGGTGCGCAGCCGAGAACTGGAACAGTTGCCCCTATGAGCCTGACCCCCGGTCGCCTGCTCGCCCGTGTCACGATCGTCCCCGCCGTCGCCCTGGCCGCCTGGCTGCTGGTGGCCTTTCCGCTCCTGGTCGTCGGCCACTTCACCCCGATGACCGGGGCGCTGCTGGGCGGCCCGGCCGTGCTGGCCGCGCTGGCCCTCGTCCCCCGCTGGGTCCCCGACCTGCCCGAGCGCGACGTGCCCTGGTGGCCGGTGGCCGCCGTCGCGCTCATCACCGCGGTGTTCGCGGTGGTGCAGGTCCTCTACCACGGCGAAGTGCTGGTGATCCGGCGTGACCCCGCCTCCTACGCCCAGTTCACCGCGTGGATCGCGCAGCACGGCTCGCTGCCGATCCCCCAGGACCGCGAGCTGATCGCGGGCGACGACCCCGCCCTCGGGTACGGCAGCCTCGCCTACTACGAGGTGGGCACGGACATCTGGCCGCAGTTCCTCGCCGGGCTGCCGCTGATCCTCTCCGTCGGGTACTGGATCGGCGACATCCCCGGGATGCTGGTGGCGGCTCCGATCATCGGCGCGCTGGGGGTACTGACCTTCGCCGGACTGGCCGCCCGACTCATCGGGTCGCGCTGGGCGCCCCTGGCGGCCCTGCTGCTGGCCGTGTGCCAGACCCAGCAGTGGATCAGCCGCGCCACCTACAGCGAGATCGCGGCGCAGGTGCTGATGCTCGGTGCCTTGTGTCTGGCCTTCGATGCGCTATCGCGCCGTAGCGAGCCGCGCGACCGCTGGGGGAGCGCGCACGCGCTCGCCGCCGTGGCGGGCCTGGTGTTCGGGCTCGGCCTGGTCGTGCGGATCGACGCGATCCGCGACCTGCTGCCGGTCGTCGGCTTCATAGCGCTGCTCCTGCTCGCCCGGCGCGGCCAGGCCCTGCCCATGCTCGCCGGGCTGGTGCTGGGGCTCGGCTACGGGTTCGTCGCCGGATTCGGACTCTCGGCGCCCTACCTGGAGTACCTGTCGGACTCGCTCAACCCTCTGCTGGCGCTCAGCGCCGTCATCGTCGCCCTGATCGCGCTGGCCACGGCGCTGCTGTGGCGGCACGGCGTGCCCCGCACCGATCGGCCGAGGTGGCTGCCGGCGGCCGTCGCCGTGCTGGCGGTCCTCGTGGTCGTCGGGCTCGCGCTGCGGCCGCTCCTGCTCGTCCAGTACGGGCACGGAGACGAGGCCACCGGCGTCTACATCGGGCAGATCCAGCAGATCGAGGGGTTGCCCGTCGACCCGGAGCGCACGTATGAGGAGATGAGCCTGTACTGGGTCACCTGGTATATCGGGGTGGGGACGGTGCTGCTCGCGACCCTTGGCCTGGCGGTGCTGCTGCACCGGATGCTGCACCGCCGCGAGCCCCAGTGGGTGCTGCCGACGATGGTGCTCGTCTGGACGGTCGCCACCACCCTGGTCCGGCCGGCGATCACCCCGGACCACCCCTGGGCCAGCCGCCGCCTGATCGTCCTGGTGATCCCCGCGTTCATCCTCTTCGCGGTCTGGTTCACGGCGTGGCTCGCGCGGCGTCTCCCCGCCGAGCCGGCCGGGTCGGGGCCGATCGCCGGACGGCTGGATCCGGGGCGGACGGGGGCCGTGGTCGTGGCCGCGGCCGGCGGACTGGTCATGCTGACCCCCACGGCGATCACCGCCGCCGGGGTGATGACCTATCGATCCGATATCGGGTCGGTCGCGGCTGCAGGGGACCTGTGCGCCGCGCTGCCGGAGGATGCCAGCGTGGTCATGGTGGACGGGTCGGCCGGGAACTACATGCAGCTCATCCGGGGGATGTGCGGGGTTCCGACCGCGCGGGCCCTGGACACCGACACCGAGGCGGTCGGCCGGGTGACCGGTGAGATCCGCGACCGTGGCCGCACCCCGGTCCTGGCCGCGTCGGCCCCCGAGACCCTGGACACCTACGTCCCGCCCGGCACCCCCAAGGAGCACCCGTTCGAGGTGGAGAGCGCCGCCGACCCGAGCACCCTGATGCGCCCGCCGTCCGGCCCCTGGGCCTTCCACGGCGACGTGTGGATCGCGGTGGTCCGATGACCGCAGAACGGTATATCTCCCCCGACTATCCTTGGCCGACCGTGAGCGAGATGCACGAAGCGGCCGAAAGGCCGACACCGGACGGACCGGAGGCTCCCGGCGCTCCGGACACCGACCCCCACGTCACCATCGTGCTGCCCTGCTTCAACGAGCAGGACCACGTGGTGTTGGAGATCGAGCGGATCTGCGCGGCCATGGACGCCTCCGGCTACGCCTACGAGCTGCTCGCGATCGACGACGCGTCGACCGACGGAACCCTGGCCCGGCTGCGCGAGGCCGAGCCGTCCTACCCGCACATGCGCGTCATCGCCTTCGGGCACAACGGCGGTGCGGGGACGGTGCGCCGGATCGGCACCCAGCGGGCGCGCGGCGACATCGTGGTGTGGACCGACGCGGACATGACCTACCCCAACGAGCGCATCCCGGAGTTGGTCGCGCTGCTCGACGCCGACCCGGAGATGGACCAGGTCGTGGGTGCCCGGATACGGGAGTCCGGCAGCCACCGGTTGCTGCGGATCCCGACCAAGTGGGTGATCCGCAAGATCGCCGAGCGGCTCACCAACACCACGATCCCCGACCTCAACTCCGGCCTGCGGGCCTTCCGCCGCGAGGTCTCCCTGCCCTACCTGCGGCTGCTACCGCCCGGGTTCTCCTGCGTCACCACGATCACCCTGGCGTTCCTCTCCAACCAGCACCCGGTGCACTACGTGCCGATCAGCTACGACAAGCGCGCGGGCGACTCCAAGTTCCACTTCGTCCGCGACGCCTACCGCTACATCCTGCAGGTGCTGCGGATGGTGATGTACTTCAACCCGCTCAAGGTGCTGATGCCGGTGGCGCTGTGGCTGGTCGGTATCGGCGCGGTCAAGTTCGCGTTCGACATGGTCAGGTCGCCGCTCTACATCCCGAACAACACCATCATGCTGCTCATGACGGGCCTGATCGTGGGCTCCATGGCGCTGCTCGCGGACCTGATCGTGCGCTCCCGCGACGGCATGTGACCCCTCCTCCTCCGTTGATCTCGGAGATATCGGGGCAAAAATCGGCGCCGACACCCCGATATCTCCGAGATCAACGGAGGGGGCGGGGCGGCGACTTGGGTGAGGGTTCCGTGAGAGGAAAGGAGGGGGGCGCATGCGCATCACGCTGGTCGGGCCGGCCCACCCGTACAAGGGCGGTGGCGCCCGGCACACCACCGAGCTCGCGCACCGGCTCGCGCGGCGGGGGCACGACGTCCTCATCGAGTCGTGGCGGGCGCAGTACCCCGCACTGCTCTACCCGGGGCGCCAGACCATCGACGTGCCCGAGGGCGAACCGTTCCCGAACACCCGGCACGAGCTGGCCTGGTACCGGCCGGACGGCTGGTGGCGCGCCGGCCGCGCGGCCGGACACCGGGGACCTGGTGCGCTCACGGTGCTCACCGTGTTCTCGCCCGTCCAGGTGCCCGCCTACCTGGGCGTGCT
This window contains:
- a CDS encoding glycosyltransferase, giving the protein MTQALATAGCEVTLLLKAPVTTDRLVAPLDGASGVTLRRPYEEKLLGDLGPRGLTPDQAVTLMTRFDTEQRFDLVVVRGRRLASIAAQSEALAGRLWTYLTDVPQNVAEMTSTAVSELTDIAVASRFLLCQTEELRCFLESAVPAACGKSVLFPPVVVVPEGVSGPGAPGERLRLVYTGKFAPRWNTLEMTGLPAALAERGVDAELHMIGDKIHRDSPEWAKRMAKALEGTHGVTWHGGRPRAEALRLSAACDVGLSWRAAEMDASLELSTKVLELGALGLPVVVNRTPMHEELLGADYPLFVDAGASDGTATVADTLTLAADPRIYAEAAERCRAAAARFTLERAAERLRGYLDLAHPTAPAGTDTQRPLKVVIAGHDLKFFTRLADHLMSLPGLEVRLDEWDGLRDHDQYRSRELAAWADVVICEWCGPNALFYSRYKRPGQRLVVRLHRFELYAEWPRKLDIDKVDAIICVSPHYASLTRELASWPADKVVTLPNWVDVDQLDRPKLPGAEFTLGMIGIAPSRKRLDRGLEVLAELRRRDPRYTLAVKSKQPWDYWWIWNRPEERAYYERVYRTIQRDPLLADGVVFDPFGPDVATWLRRVGFMLSTSDDESFHLAPAECAASGGVPAVLGWPGADTIYSRRWLHDDTAAMADAIHATVAEGRFDAARSAAKAEITGNYALERVCAMWTDLIVNGTAPEPVDLQGAIAA
- a CDS encoding LCP family protein, giving the protein MPRKRSSSRGSARGHAAQKKSSRSLPSKKNRLSPSAWIAVITTGLVIGSSLTAYAAYIDIAGGISRENVDTDAFGDRPSKVEGVVNIMIIGTDKRDGDNANYGEAEGERPDTLAIAHISPQRETATIVNLPRDSMVQLPACPASEGYTGSDPQLGMINSAMTYGGVSCLWDTVEKATNVRIDHFVSVDFTGFKGMVDALGGVEMCIPEAIHDTKAGDLDLAAGEQVLKGEEALGYVRSRKGQGDGSDLMRIDRQQEFMAAMARQVMSGDTLKSPSNLYSFLNEVTDSITSDDELTIDTMADIAIAMREVDLKDINFVTVPNEPWPQNENRVQWVTPDAEQLFQAIATDEYGGDDSGDDAAADDDAGAEEESVEPGDVGVEVINGVGTTGLADQVSAILRERGFSVSGTGNPEGVIPEASTVYYAPGAKAAADLVAKEAMNATVEEDSSLSGNQVQLVMSSDWRGFKDKGVSGDVPGSVKNKSAADSTTTSVC
- a CDS encoding TIGR03089 family protein, which codes for MTEETPWELWRSAVAADPARPFVTAYDADTGGRVELSYATFDNWVAKTANMLVDGMGAEPGERVVLALPVHWQTLVWMLACWSTGLTVVPAPAGEVPEGDIAVADAARLDAALATGAREVVGTSLHPLGAPLADCPPAATDYTVEVRSYGDHFTPVTPPIASATALDGPSPATAADLVAAARRTATDWRLTADDRVAMITSAPDSLTVLGKDLSRFLGPLSRAVPLVLLPGIDSANLQSRLDMERATAIVGTPPDTPALTGGIRPLS
- a CDS encoding glycosyltransferase family 2 protein, yielding MHEAAERPTPDGPEAPGAPDTDPHVTIVLPCFNEQDHVVLEIERICAAMDASGYAYELLAIDDASTDGTLARLREAEPSYPHMRVIAFGHNGGAGTVRRIGTQRARGDIVVWTDADMTYPNERIPELVALLDADPEMDQVVGARIRESGSHRLLRIPTKWVIRKIAERLTNTTIPDLNSGLRAFRREVSLPYLRLLPPGFSCVTTITLAFLSNQHPVHYVPISYDKRAGDSKFHFVRDAYRYILQVLRMVMYFNPLKVLMPVALWLVGIGAVKFAFDMVRSPLYIPNNTIMLLMTGLIVGSMALLADLIVRSRDGM